TACCCACCTATTTACataggtttaatatttttttcacaaaacatATTTCCCACAATACAGTATAATTAATCCATAAACTATACTTCAAAAATTACACTTTTCACAAAGTTATCTAGGTacataatcaaatacaattttatgattatttctttattttttaattatttacttgttgattttttttgtactcagataattgtatgtttgttaatttaaaattaaatccacAGTATggacattaattaattttaataaaataaacaatgtaattGCTTTAATATAGGGTGATTTATCAAGCATGCTCATCCCATTGGTTATTCttttataatgttgttatttaaaatctgatttttggaatttttaaatatacttaaggaCAAGGCTAGACaagttaagtatttatttttaactcattaagttGGTATActatagaaaaatgtatgttaattttaaagttaaaaattacttttatcttttaatttacttgtaaaacttataagtttattagaaaataaaagtaacctaattgttaaaaatcagttactttttttttgatataaaatttattaaaaattatacctacctttttttaaagCTAACAAATAACACGGTTATTCAATAagtcttataattttaaataaacgtgTGTTCTAAAATTAATCACTGTAGATGaacttattttaaagtattaaaaaaaaaaaaaaaaaaatgaaatttggaATTATATTTCCGTTAATaaagatgattattattattattattattattattatataatttaatcaataatgaaatccaacaaaataatatgttaagattcttgaaattgatttttattactgaaggagtgtcctgtggaagaacttctgtttttcaaatgagaacatcATCCTTccaattgtaaattattcaatggatattttttatgaaaaaattgttgaaaagaTAGGGATTGAGCATGCTTAGTGATTTACCCTATATTAAAGCaattacattgtttattttattaaaaataattaacgtcCATGCTgtggatttaattttaattcattcgtGAGTATTGACTTGTTTTTGTTTCATCCCAGGTACCAGTTACTCCGAGCTACtagaacaaataaatacaataataactaaaGGAGGTTTTAGTACAAAAATTCCCGTTGAACAAAGACGTGTATTAAGAATAACCATTAGTAATTTGTATTCACCAATTTGGGATTCTAATGATATGAACGTcgttacatttttgtataagcTTCGAATCCTTGTACGTTCTTCATATGCTACTTGTCTCTTAACATGTCGAGCTCATACAATTGATGAtgtaagaatttatttattaattttcctaaAGCTTCATCATAATAACTTAATGATTTTGTTTGTTCATTTTAGGTGGTTAAATGTCGAATGGAACATTTTGTGGATACAGTACTAATTTTGAAACCAATGGAACTAAGTTCATGTGCAGACTATAACGGGAAGCTTATCATTGGTAAATTAGCGTCTTTCAACACTTTTTTATATGAACCTCTATCTGTAGATTGGGCTACAAAACTCACAAGAAAAAAACTATGCATtgaggtaatattattattttataacctaGAACTTAGAGACCATTGACCATTGGTCAATGTTGtactatctaataattattatgcatattaccAGGGCTATGAATTTCATGATTGAATATCAATCAATTTaagttacttaaaaaatactttcttagttaaaataaatctgATCAagatttactattataaatttaatttgacatatttttatgtcGACAACTACAGCTTGAATCAGAGCTTTggtgataacaattttaaattttaaaccaaattCTACAAAACAAGACCCATTTTCCCCTGACATTCTCTAccaaatactaattaaaaaatatatttatttatttagaaattacatCTTCCTCCATGCTTGAACGATGGCGATGATAATGAAAATGTTCACACTAAGCAATTGTCATGCGCTTCAACAACttctgtattaaatttttagtttgtttaacttgttataatttaataaaaataaatattttttgtatatttaggtatatttatcatatttttatgaaatacggATTGGAAATGAACAGGCGACAGGGAGCTGGGCCGCTTAAGATATTGAGTAGGCTTGTGCGGGGGGTTAAATGGGGTAAGTGGAAATCTGGCGCTACCTAAATTCATTGTATAAATTAGATAAACAAATATAGGTAGTGCTAGATTCACACTTGCTCCATTCCCCCCCCCCTGCAAATGCCTACTTGTAACCTTAAGAGGACGNNNNNNNNNNNNNNNNNNNNNNNNNNNNNNNNNNNNNNNNNNNNNNNNNNNNNNNNNNNNNNNNNNNNNNNNNNNNNNNNNNNNNNNNNNNNNNNNNNNNNNNNNNNNNNNNNNNNNNNNNNNNNNNNNNNNNNNNNNNNNNNNNNNNNNNNNNNNNNNNNNNNNNNNNNNNNNNNNNNNNNNNNNNNNCGTCCTCTTAAGCGGTCCAGTGATTAGGCtttcgtttccagtccattctataaataatatagaaaatatatataattatatatattaaaataatataattatattatatatattataatatggtccatgaataatacatatttagaatttttgacTTGGTTATCATATCACCTGTTGGCTGTTACTAGTGTGTAAGAATGTAAGATGTCCCATCTTAAAACACTTTTAACTTGACGttaaataatatggaaaatcaTTAAGTTCCTGACATTttagtatttgtaatttgtacacTATTACATACTTTATGCTTGAATTATCGTAAGACCTACAAttcttaattcaaaaaaaaaaaacattcaaatttcataaatttaaatatagaattctttgtaaaaataaagatatatttacTTGCTATTGCAAtgattatctttataatataattaatcaaatttttttttttaataggattTTCAATAATGAACTAAGcttattgaacttttatacataaaaaaaaaagttttaatgtataggtttataatttattttgtttttgtgaaCCATGGCctcaaataatcaaatagttataaaattttaaaaataccttctAGTAGCCAAAATTTGAATCTAAGTAAATTTCTATCTAAAGGGATGTCACCCAtaagaaatttattataaagatattttgaTTGATTATGCAGAAAAtatgtagttttaaattaatattgctaAGACAACGGTAAGATAATtagtttcatattaatattttattacatacctTCCGTCCACTtacttaattaatagttttatatgacGACTAATCGTTTTTCATgacttcaaattttaaaaatgttaacaaattgaaattaatCACTTTTTAATTCCTGATACAACAAGTAGATACCATTGAATTTAAACTAGTGTCAATTGTGAACATATGGCTCAATCATTCCCTCGTACATGCTgtgaaaaattagaatattttgtcagaatgcaaatcgagttGCTAAATATTGTTGGAATCAGAATGGTCTGTTAgggtgaaaaataaacatttttaattcataatagtaaataatatgtatattaaaattttgttataatatgtttctttGTTACctaagtagtaggtacctattgttatcCATCTAACTGAAAAAACACCAAAGTCCCAATATCTTTATGGTTAGGGTTCACTCGACGGTCTTGGGCACCCATTTGCACTCGCATAAGCTAGGCAGGCCTGGTGACCGTTGGATGCGGCACTGCTCCACGTGTCCACGTTCCACGGGCAACCTTGCTCCCGTGCGTACGCCAGGCAATCGAGATGACCATTCAACGCAGCGTTGCTACACGTCGCCTGGTTCCAGCGGCAACGGTGTCTCCGCGCATAGACCAGGCAGTCCAAGTGCCCGTTCAACGCAGCGTTGCTGCACGTCGCCTGATCCCACGGGCAATGGGACCTCCTTAAATACTTCAAGCACTTTAGATGACCGTTCAAGGCAGCGTTGCTGCACGTGTTAAAACTCCAATGACACCCATGCATCCCGAggtatatcaaacattttaagtgACCGTTCAATGCGGCGTTGTCGGACGCTGAAACGTTCCACGGGAGACCAATTTCGTGGGCGAGTATCAAGCATTCAATGTGCCCATGCAACGCTGCCTCCTCACAAACGTATTTAAACCTATTGTCCGCGACTTCGAACTGCGACCGGCTGTACATGGTCCGCCTATCGTCGCCCTCATCTAGGTTCTTGTTGACTTTTAAGAATTCAAAAAGCGACTCGCAACAATATCGCAAGTCGACGTCCGGTGCATCCGTCAAGTCGAATTTGTTACGCTCGGCCTTGTTGCATGCGTAATAAGCTGTTTTTACCAGGCTCGGTAAGTTGTACATTTCTAAAACGATGTCCGCTCCAGACGTACAGCAGAGACAGCTGTAATGTGCTTTCTACGCGGAAGTCAACGAAATCTCGAAACGGTCACTAGAGATTTTTAACGAAAATCAACGATAAAAGGGTGTCCGCGTTGACTACCTGtaacaataggtattaacaaCTCGTTTACTCTTGAGTAAAAATCGTATTAttcaatgacaaaaatattaccaCAGAAGACAGATTTCCATACAGCAACAATCGAATCATTCGCATGCGCGAAAGCGGTATATTCTCTTTTGAAAAGgagtataatatagtctatgcCACAGAATGAATTATTCCGTGATTTAGGTTGAAAGCAGTGACATTAGTAGAAGTACATAAGATGGCGCACGAATAACGACCCCGCAAACAAGTACGGAGTAACAACTACTGACAAACAAGTAATAAGTGatgaaaaaacatttgtttcGTAGGTAGCTCGTCAATCGTCATGCGAGTCACATGTAAAAACGAAGTCTCAACTTTAGACTCTCAAGTACTAAACGCGACACGCCGGCACGCCACACGCCTCACGTCAGTTCCTCGAATCTAGGAATTACAGTACTTTTAACCTTACTACTTTTAACTTCGGTAGTTTAGTACCTTCCTGTTGTTTGTCGACGTGTACagcatatataagtatatatatatataatatatggtgtaCAGTGCAGGCTGTGTATTAATAGTCTCGTTGATATCATGGAATAAAAcgtaaaaagattttaaaaaggGTTACACCTAAGAAAACCATTCGACAAAAGACCACCATTCAGTCTGGCCAATTTTGCACCatattttatcacaataattatttaaaacgacaaaaaaccatcaaaataattaaatattgtattatcatttatctcgATGatcctaattaattttttatcactattcactatattaacttatcaattatcattaaatcGTCATTAttctatgagtattttaaaattggaaattattatttattatacatcttaaaatattattcataactcactttaaaatcaaaatttattaaaaagctTTTGAGATGCTCTAGAATATTACCATTACATTTTagaagaggtcaattcactctaatttcgAAACTaatggagctaaacgtgatttgCTGAGCGTAACATTTGCTATGTTTCGCACTTGTCAGACAACAAATGTTTGTGTAATGTCTCTTATAAGGGAAAACAGATTTTTACGTAAAACCAGTTTTCGacgaaattgattttgttttttggcgtaactataataaaaataatagataacatgaaattttcaccgaatgtttagatttttaaataggtaccttacaattttcaaaatattttgactctttttggagactatttttagttataagaaaattacgaattttattttgtttttcttttaatagagtgatgataaaaaatatttacttattatttaaaaatttcaaatttcaaatgtttattaataactcaaaattagtcaaaataatatattgaaaattttaccatagaaaattataaaataaacatttgatgaaaattttaaGTAGCCTACGGTTATAAATAGGCACtgt
This portion of the Acyrthosiphon pisum isolate AL4f chromosome A1, pea_aphid_22Mar2018_4r6ur, whole genome shotgun sequence genome encodes:
- the LOC100160800 gene encoding elongator complex protein 4-like — encoded protein: MSLNLQSHTISQRKSLKLKGTKTSVTKNQILISTGIVSLDAVLDGGIPIGSVALVEEENHGRNAELITKHFIAEGVVCDHSILIADVEKKPEAIANDLPKSIQEESFQPTDIIAEDFKIAWRYSQNPIYDSKPHHTSISFGHTFDMSAKIPVDELKNLRYWPDEKSQGTSYSELLEQINTIITKGGFSTKIPVEQRRVLRITISNLYSPIWDSNDMNVVTFLYKLRILVRSSYATCLLTCRAHTIDDVVKCRMEHFVDTVLILKPMELSSCADYNGKLIIGKLASFNTFLYEPLSVDWATKLTRKKLCIEKLHLPPCLNDGDDNENVHTKQLSCASTTSVLNF
- the ACYPI31358 gene encoding uncharacterized protein LOC100574411 isoform X1; this translates as MYNLPSLVKTAYYACNKAERNKFDLTDAPDVDLRYCCESLFEFLKVNKNLDEGDDRRTMYSRSQFEVADNRFKYVCEEAALHGHIECLILAHEIGLPWNVSASDNAALNGHLKCLIYLGMHGCHWSFNTCSNAALNGHLKCLKYLRRSHCPWDQATCSNAALNGHLDCLVYARRHRCRWNQATCSNAALNGHLDCLAYAREQGCPWNVDTWSSAASNGHQACLAYASANGCPRPSSEP